Part of the Clostridia bacterium genome is shown below.
ATTTCGGGGTAACACAGATTTTTGGCTATGATGTTTCAGGTACAAATTCTTATATTTTGTTTTTATTTAGCGGGGCTATTGGTGGAATAATATTTTATTTAATATCTTCTTGGCTTATTAATTTAGGTAAGGAGTCTACCACAAAAGTTGAGAGAATGCTTCAAAGGGTTCCTACCAGCGAAATACTGGTTGGAGCAGTGGGTCTTATAACAGGTCTAATTATAGCTTATCTTATAAGCAGTGGTCCTATAAAACTGATACCTTTTGCATGGTTAGGAACGCTATTGTCGATAATGATATATCTGCTCCTGGGATATTTGGGAGTGAGCATAGCGTCCAAAAAGAGGGAGGATCTAATAGGATTATTACTTCCTTGGAAGAAATTAGGGCAGAAGGATAAGGATAGGCTTACTGCAAAAACAGAAAGTGTTGTACAGCCAAAAATTCTCGATACTAGTGTTATCATAGATGGAAGAATCGCAGACATATGTAAAACCGGGTTTGTTGAAGGCCCACTCATAATACCTGCATTTGTTCTGGAGGAGCTCAGGCACATTGCTGACTCATCCGATGCATTGAAAAGAAACAGGGGACGCAGAGGTCTGGATATATTGAACAAGATCCAGAACGAACTGGCAATCAACGTTGAAATCGTTGAAAAGGATTTTGATGAGCTTTCCGAGGTTGACACCAAGCTTTTGAAGCTGGCACAGTTCATGAGCGGGAAGGTAATTACCAACGACTATAATTTGAATAAGGTGGCAGAGTTCCAAAGGGTGCCGGTTCTGAATATCAATGAGCTGGCAAACGCAGTCAAGCCTGTTGTACTGCCGGGTGAAGAGATGGTAGTGCAGGTTATCAAGGATGGCAAGGAATTTGGCCAAGGGGTTGCTTACCTGGATGACGGAACAATGATAGTTGTTGACGGCGGGAAGCGTTTCATTGGAGAGACTATTGAGGTTGTAGTGACCAGTGTTCTTCAAACTGCAGCCGGCAGAATGATATTTGTAAAACCAAAAACAGCTGTAGATAAGGTATCGTAGGTTTTATACCCTAAGCAAATTCATTTTTGCTTAGGGTATATTTTTCAGAGATTTGGAGGTCGGGCTATGAATACTGCAATTATACTTGCGGCGGGCAAGGGTGCCAGAATGAATGCGGGGATGAACAAGCAATTTATACATATAAAGGGCAGGCCGCTGTTGGCACACACCCTGGAGGCCTTTCAGAGCTGCAAAGCAATAGACAGCATAATACTTGTTGCGGGTAAGGACGAGCTGCAGCTTTGCAAGGAGCAGATAATTGATGCCTTCGGGTTTGACAAGGTGGACAAGCTGGTCGAGGGAGGCAGTGAGCGGCAGCAGTCGGTTTATAACGGCATATTGCAGCTGGACGATGAAT
Proteins encoded:
- a CDS encoding PIN/TRAM domain-containing protein, yielding MILGVVLGSEMSYLLTKYFGVTQIFGYDVSGTNSYILFLFSGAIGGIIFYLISSWLINLGKESTTKVERMLQRVPTSEILVGAVGLITGLIIAYLISSGPIKLIPFAWLGTLLSIMIYLLLGYLGVSIASKKREDLIGLLLPWKKLGQKDKDRLTAKTESVVQPKILDTSVIIDGRIADICKTGFVEGPLIIPAFVLEELRHIADSSDALKRNRGRRGLDILNKIQNELAINVEIVEKDFDELSEVDTKLLKLAQFMSGKVITNDYNLNKVAEFQRVPVLNINELANAVKPVVLPGEEMVVQVIKDGKEFGQGVAYLDDGTMIVVDGGKRFIGETIEVVVTSVLQTAAGRMIFVKPKTAVDKVS